Proteins encoded together in one Telopea speciosissima isolate NSW1024214 ecotype Mountain lineage chromosome 4, Tspe_v1, whole genome shotgun sequence window:
- the LOC122657547 gene encoding EKC/KEOPS complex subunit Tprkb: MKVFEVDGSALSLALFTDVMNSNELLDAMQSATLEPEVAFLNASLVPDVFPVLVAAHKTLLAKSRETLTTRTLHSELVYNYSGSKHISESLKRCGISKDSTYVLVARFDASLDEMKSIEKLINGKEIDLEELEGRANQAQIQKHYKISGLELGISSLANAITCRIAARDAL; encoded by the exons ATGAAGGTGTTCGAAGTTGATGGCAGCGCGCTCTCTCTGGCGCTCTTCACAGATGTCATGAactccaa TGAACTTCTAGACGCCATGCAAAGTGCAACCCTAGAACCAGAAGTAGCATTTCTCAATGCATCACTT GTACCAGATGTTTTCCCCGTTTTAGTTGCCGCACATAAGACACTTTTAGCGAAGTCAAGGGAGACATTGACAACAAGGACTCTCCACTCTGAGCTTGTCTACAACTACTCTGGATCAAAGCAT ATTTCAGAATCATTGAAAAGATGCGGCATCTCTAAGGACTCTACTTATGTTCTCGTTGCTCGTTTTGATGCTTCTCTTGACGAG ATGAAAAGCATAGAGAAACTTATTAAtgggaaagagatcgatttggAGGAGTTGGAAGGAAGAGCAAATCAAGCCCAAATACAGAAG CACTACAAGATATCAGGTCTGGAATTAGGGATATCCTCACTCGCCAATGCCATCACATGCCGGATTGCTGCTCGAGATGCCTTGTGA